In the Chaetodon trifascialis isolate fChaTrf1 chromosome 12, fChaTrf1.hap1, whole genome shotgun sequence genome, gcTCAGGCCTTTATAATCCTACTACTTAAAATAAGTAAGATGTTGTTTGGTGTTAGAGCTTCAGCGTCTTAACTTCTGGAGCGAGACGGAGTCGTGAAACTATTAGGGGAAGTATTTTTGACTAATTAACTGTATGTCCTAATGAGTCGTGGAtgagaaacaaataaaaggaGACACGTGCTGTTGAATCTTTATCTTCATCAATCTATTTTTACATTcttaagaaaaaacaacacatttccgTTAATCTGTGGTTAAAGGGTTTGATAACAATCATGAAATCACAGCACAGGTTTATCGGGTGTTTTGAACCAACACTTCCCTCTAGTGACGAGAAGAaattcatagaaaaaaaaagggacagcTGTGACAAGGAAACCTACACCTACATAAAGCATCATTTAAAACCCACCAATCGTGACGACCACAACGTCCGAAAATATGAGGCGtttcagaaaaatgaataaattctaTGTTACATGCAGTTAACTCATTATTCAGTCCCAgcagagcaaaaacacacacacacacacacacacacacacacacacacacacacacacacacacacacacacacacacacacacacacacacacacacacacacacacaaaatcactttTTACATCTCAAATCTAGGAGGCACTGTTTATCTTCTTTATCTTTGGCAGTGAAATGATATGTTGTGCTCGAGAACGTGTTCGGAGTGTTTTTCACCTTAAGTCCTGAAGCCTTTTCTTCCAAACGCCAGTGCAGAGGAGCTTTCCTAAACTCAGCAGACTCCAGTCCAGATCTACATCTTTCTTCTAGCACAGGCCTGATTAAACTCAAGGTCAGTCTGTGCTGGTACGACATTAGAAACATTGCACGTCCCCACACCCTCTGCTTTACACCACACATGCTATCAAAGCACTTCCCCACCTCCTCTGGACAGTCGTGTGTGGAGGCTGGATGGCAGGCCGGACCTCACAGTGCATGTTTTCACGCACAAAACTCATTCCAGTCTCATCAGTGAGAGTGGTAGTGCGTGAACTGCCACTTCTGGAAGGCGTTGCTGGGTTCACATGGGTTGAGGCGAAGAGTGTCCCCCTGAGGACCGGCCTCCAGGCACATGTGGTGGGACACAAACTCCGCTATGAGGTGCTCCGCCTGcccagagacagaagaggaaacatAATGAAGGATCAAAGCTCGGCTGCACTCATTTTCAACTGACAGCTACATTTTTCGCTCGTGGTGAATTAGAAGCAGGCCCGTCCTGCTTGAAATATGTCTGACAGAGGCTAAAATTAGCTGAGAAAGAACAAGGCAAACACAGGGAAAGTCAACCTACCAGAGAGTTGGAGGACTTGTGGAACCAGCGCAGTTCAGCCTTGGAGTTGTCGCACGACACTAGAGCAAAGCTGTTGCCTTTGCCTTGGGGAGCGACGCATAGGTCCTGCTGGCGAACGTGCCTCATCCAGGTGTAATTAAAGTGCTGACTCTGACAGAAGAGTGACAAGGATGTAATTACGCTTCATGGAGGCTGAAAGATTCTGAAGGACGGCTCCGTGGGGCTGCTCTGAATCCAAAAAGACCACATTTAGAAATGCTCGGTCTCGTCTTGGACTACACCCTTGTTTATCGTGGCTTGGGTCCTGTCTGTGCTTGTCCTGGTCTGGATATTTTTGTTATGCCCCCCCCACAATTACCACGGTCACAAGGCCAGAATTGCACAATATGTGCGTATCTTCCCAAGAAGCACTAAGGAAAGCTTAAGAAAACGATCTGCTGTCAAATAACGCCTAGAATAAAATAGCGACGCCTACCTGCTTGCTGAGATCACATATCTCAAAAAACAGAGAGCCGTTCTGCAGAACGAGGCACTTCCTTAAGCCACGACTGAAGATCTGCAAGGAAGAATGACACCATCAAAATTTTACAGAAGTGAAACGACAGCACTGCAAACATTTGTTCACCAATTCAGAGATGTGCATGAAAAGAAGCCTTGCTGCTGTTCTTATTTCCTTCAGTGAATCCTGACACAAAGCTGTCACAGGCTTTAGGGAAATGTTAACAAAAGCGCCTTCGTCCACATACCAGACCCTCGGCTTTGACTAAGGGAGCGTCCATATCTGGATACACGTTCTCCAGGTACCACTTGAAGCTCTTGCATTCGAGCCTcttcctcagctcaatctgctCGGTGAGGTTGCCAATGTCAATGACCTTTTTATCCAGCAGGTGGTGGTACCCGTGCCCGTAGAAAAGGTCCTTGTACTCATCCAGCCAGACCTCCGCCACCCTCGCCAGGTTACGCTCCACCGTCTTCTGCCTGTCCTTGGGGAACTTGTAAGGATTCTGTCCTCGGAAGATGTGTCCCACTCGAGAGCAGGGGATAATCTCGATTTCCCCTCCGCACATCCAAATCTACTCAAATGGGACAAGGAGTCATGTGAGAGAAGCTCCGGGACGTTTCCAAACACCTAATGCATGTCTGAATGAGACGGGTGATGTACCTTAAATGAGATCTCCATGTTCTCTCCACCCCACACCTCCAGGCCAGGATCATAGGCGCCAAGCTCGTAGAAGTATTTTTTGTCTATGGAGAAAAGGCCTCCAGCCATAACTGGACAtctgccagaaaaaaaacaataaacaaacatgtagcagaaacatcaacaaaattaaaaacaaaactataaGAACCGACTGTCGGCACCTGATGGGATCCGAGATGCTCATATTATGCTTCTTAATGTACTCGTCTGGTAAGGCGCTCCAGCCAAACACCAAAGGCCATTTGAAGATGCCCCTCTGAAAGTTGTCAACCAGCATGTAACTGCGGAGAAAGAGCCAGAACATTTTCTTCATTCCATCACACACTCGACATTGTGCGACACTCAGATACGGCGGGTGGTGTTGAGTCACCTCATGTCCTTATCACTGATGACTTCAATAACCGGACAGGGCACCTTCTTACGATCCAGGTAGATTCTCTCCAGCAGCGGCTCCAGCCAGCCCACGTTACATTCGACGTGGGAGTCGAGGAATGTAAGAACCTCACCTGCATCGGAGGAAAGCAAACCTCCTGCTGCGGTTAAACAAGTCGCCACATCTGTGTTTGAACAGCGTGACGCTTCGAAGGCGTAACAAACAGGTTGTTTACAAGACAGCTGTTTGTTTATGCAGTCACATCAGTTTTAATGCTATCGCTCTCAGTCCATATACAAACTTCGCAATTGTGTCATTTCATGCACACGTCCACTAAAATATTTGCACCTTGCAAAGAGGTTTGGATTTGCGAGATACAGAGACTGGGTCGCAGACTTTCTGCACTTCTGATCTTTTAAAAATCTATTTATCCGTGTCAGTTTGAGGTTTCAGAAACAGACAACTGAATGTGAGACAAACACTCCATCAGACCAGAGTGGAGAGCAAACGAATACTCACCTGAAAATCTTTTGTCGTTACATTGTTTCAAGCccgctgtttttatttatttatctaacaGTCTGAGTTACTTACAGCGTAAAGAATCCTCGTTTTAGTTATCTTACATTAGTGTTAATAATCAACAAAACACTGTGACAATTTTTGACGTCTTATCTGACATATGCAAACATGAGAGCTGAACAAACATGTGTGCACGTCTTCCTGAACTGTGCTTCAGTCCAGGTCACGTTGATAAGTATGATACAATATTTACAGTTATAAACTTGCGCAGCAGACAACCCGCATCTCAAATTACGTCCGGATGGAGTGTCGACATCCTGCACTGTGAGCCCCTGAAGACTTGGGTTTTCAGTTTAGCACATTCACATGAATTCTGTGGCTGCTCTCATATTTCTGTTATGTGGGACATGCCTGCACCGTCACTGCACATATGTATATGTGAACCAAACATGAGAGACACTGATGATAAACTGATCAAAGCAGGGTTACCTTTGGctacagcagctccagccagcctggctctgaTCAGGCCCTGTCGCTCCTTCAGACGGATGATTCGCACTTTGGGAAACTGGGACATGTACTTATCCAGCGGCTCCTTCAGTTTGTCTGATAAAATATTACATATGATTTATGGAGCTTTAAAGGGTGACCTGAGGCActcaaaggtccagtgtgcagggtTTAAAgggatctactggcagaatgagctctttatatttacagagggagcaggtcctgTTCCACGTGTTGCacagccatgtttctacagcggcccagaacggacaaaccgAACAGTGACTCTAGAGAGCGACTTTTGGATTTTTAGTGGCCGTCATAAGTTCTCCTGCAggcttggaaagggaggggtgaaGTTTACGGTATTCAATTGGTTGCAATCTGccacctcaccactagatgccactaaagcCTTCACATTGGACCTTTAAAAATCGAACTGTAATCAGAAGCACACAGGTTAAACGTACTAATTATGGGTGGACCTTTAATTATAACTGGGGACTTTTTACTCAGATAAACACTATACTGACATATTAAGTGACAAACTTCATATCAAACTGTTCGTTGCCACAGATTACCGTAATTATTAGACATTTTTGTAGAAAGATCTACACCCAGAGACATTCATGAACATTTTGCTGCAAGAAATTTCAATATAGTCTGAAGAGTGAGGTCTAACTATAAGACAAACTATCATTATgaatactgtgtatatatagtTTAGGCTATAAACAAGGCTGATAAATGGTAAATGTCATCTCTTCTGGCGTACTGTGCACTGCAGACCGGCCACAACGAATGACCTCTGATAATAAAAgcctcagtgatgtcattaaTAGCAGTTTTCTGGTGCTTTAGCTGCATCACTTGTCAGTCTCGACACGCCATGGTGAGCCACTCAAAGAAACAGGGTTACCTTTGGTGCTGAAATCATCCACCAGAATGATCTCCTTGAGGAGGTGCGGTGGAGATCTGTTGAGCACGCTGTGCACAGAGCGGAGGAGCGTGGACCACACTTCATCCACGAAGCAGAAAATCACACTGGTGGACGGCAAGTCATCGTGGACCAGATTCTGAGCacacctggaaaacaaaaaaaaaggaaactcaGCTCGGCCATCGCGGCAGCTGCAGAGGGACAATGCGCAGAAGACGACTCACATCTCGGGCCTGGTGTCCGGGATGGCCCGGTCCACCGGGATCTGGTCACTCAGGTAGACATTGAAATGCCCTTCGTCCcacctcttcctcacctcggacTCTTCGTTGCTGGCAACAAGCGCTGCCTGCCCGAACTGGCCCACCGCGTTGGCGTCTCTGGGGACGTGAGTCGTGTCCAGAGAAAGCACTTTGTGGACTCCTGGTTTCCTGACAGCGGTGGAGTTATCCCTGGAGGCGTCTCCTGCTTGGAGCTTCATCGCAGGTTTCGGGGTTTCCTTCGCTGCATTCGGATCGCTCGTGGCGAGCGTTCTCAGGTGTTTCTCCTCGGTTTTGTTGCTCACCTCCTTTCCTTTTACTTCTTTGCTCGGAGGTTTAGATGTTCTCACAGGGCGCGTCGCTTGTGCTCCAGCCTTAGTTTCATCCTTGACTTTTTCGTTTGGCTTTAAATCAGATCTGTCCACAGCTTTCTGCACAACATCTCCAGCTTTAAGGGGGCCCTTCTTTGAGGTCGGTAGCGGagcatgtttgttttcctgaaCACCAGGTGGCACTCGGGTTATATCAGACCCGCCTACAGGTAAGATCACTTTATTAGagctgtctgtttctctgatTTTCTCCAGTTTTGTCCCATTTACTACTTTTTTCTGTGCAAGAACGCCCTGCTTTGGTGTGACGTTTTGTAAGCCGGCTCCTTCTTTATGTTCAGCAGCGACATATTTAGGGAGGTCAGTCTTGGGAGGACGATCTCCTTGAAAAGAGTCGAACTTTTTATCCCCCATCATTTGCTCCTGTTTCTTACCCCCCTGTCTGTACACATGGGCTAGTTTGATGCCTGAGGTGAGCGGCCCTTTGCCAGCCTGTGTGGCAGCCAGGTCCAGCCACTGCACCGGGTGTTTAAATCCCCttttcatcagctgtgtgaccCTGGACTGCTGTTTGAcggcctccctctctcttatcACTCGCTCCTTCAGCAGCTGACCGTTCACGTCGTTTATTGATATGCGGAGCGCagccatgtcaaagagcagccAAATGACAGAGGCAACGAAGACGAAAGCCAGCACCCTCCCACTCCCCCTCAAGTATctcctcaccttcatcatcgTCGGGTTTTTAAAGCAGGAAACGTCAAACGCAGAAAACGTCAGAGTCTCATAGTTGGCGGGTCGCTCTTGACTTGTTGGCaaagttttcttctctttggaGGAGTTAGCTGCCTGcgtggcatgctaacatgtgtgACACGGAGCAGCAGCGGTGGTTCGTGTTGTCAGTCAGGAAACACAGGAGGGTCTCACACCCACAGCCCAACAAAAGGGTCCAGTGTGAAGTTATGTTCTCCTACCGTGTCGCTCCGGACGTCTCCTGCCGCCGGGGGACATTACGGCCGTGTCGCTAAGTTCACGCAACTTCCCCGTCACCGAAACAAACTTGGCTGAAGTTTTGAGTTTCCTGGCTGAAGCTCCACGCCACAACTTCGACCCACACACAGCTTTGTATGAGGACGTAGCAACCAACTTCCAACTTGTCAgtcagctctgattggacagattGACAGGAACGTCTCGGCCTTCGCCAAGCTAACAGCAAGCTTGCCGGACCTAGCTAGAACGGTACAGGAAGTGCGGTGTtttaccttcaaaataaagttttgggTTTGCGTTTCAGGTATGGAGTAGCACAGCGTCAAAAACgttttgtttaaatgtttcctACACACATAACGCGATGTCTTAGTGGTAGATCAGTGCAACAGTCTCACTACTTAAGTAGCTGTTCTGGAGACTGTGATCATAAATACAACATACACACTGATTTCTCAACTTGttgaaaatgaagaataaaCAACATGAAGAGGAAGTCCTTGGAATGTTGACTcaattttaatatattttatgaAGGTGTTTTTCCTAAATTTTTGCATggtatttaacttttttttatgttttgatgAACTGCTACATGGGGAACAGACTATGTATACCTTTATAAAAAGTAATGAGATAATCTAAcgagagctgcaacaattaataGATTAGTTATTAACTACTGAAGTAATTaccaactattttgataatcattgataatattttgacaaaaaaagtcaaaattctaGGTAGAATTTACTAACTTTGTCTAAAACTCTGCAAAGGAAGATGAAATGAATTATTCTGATTTCTCCAGGACAAGCCAATGAGTTTCTAGAGTGAAAAGTAGTGACAAGCTCAAAAATCAACATGGATAAGAAGTCCTAGCTTCTGCTCACAATAATGGAAAGTTTGATGACTCGCATTTATAAATGTCTGCCAAGTCTGCGCTGGCCTGCTGATGGAGACTGTGTGCTTTCTGAGTGGAGCGTGAGTTgctattgtttgttttaactgcCGTGTCAAAGAGTAAAGGAACATGCGCAATTATGCCAACAAATTCTCTTTAATAAGCACTTTACTTTGTAGGTCTTTGACCGGAAACGATGCCTTACCTCAGTAGCTTTACTCCTTCACATTGACACAAAGTTTAGCCACGAGCCAGCGAGACCAACGCCAACCTGCAAGCGAAGCTGAGTGAGCAGCGCCGGAGTGAGTGGATGTCTttgttcactgtttgttttaagTGCTGTTTTAAGAAGTGTCCctgacatcatctttttttattgacatttcaCGTCGATGTCACCCACGTGAGCAAACCGGACCTGTATGTCCTGCTccgcacacacaccttaaaaTGTCACATAACTTGATGGACCGCTGTGATTCATCTCCACTGATAATCTGAGGCGTAACGTTACTTGTGGTGTTGTCAAGCATGTCATACTCAGCGTTAGAGGGTTTCTAATCAGTTTTTGCGGCAGTCAAGAGTTGCATCAACTTAAACGGCTAAAATTGTGGCTGCAgctcacatcatcatcatcatcatcatcatcatcatcatcatcatctcacagTGACTTCTTTCATTGACTGCCACTATGTTTAAGCAATAGCTGTATAAATTTAAGGCTGTAAAGAGAGTTAGGCCTGTTTTAGAGCTGTTTTGTAAATATTATGTTTgtaaacagcaaagaaaaaaattattttcagtattgCAATTTAGATTTTTACAGTTTGGCTAATTGATTCATCATATCTtatataaaacattaaaaatgccTTTAAATAGCCTTTAAACATCTCCTTTTGTTTGGCCAACAGGTCAAAACCCCAACATATTCAGTACTttgataaaaaaagagaaaagcagtaaatcctGATGAAATGATCAATAAATTATGAAAACAGTGGCTGAGTGAATTTTGAATTTCAGTCAGTTAACTGATGCGTCCTTTACTTATTTTGTCCGTGTATTTAGAGACAGTTTGAATGTGATAGCAGGGATTATGTGGATTGTGAATTGTACCTTtaatgacagacaaacaaacaaacaaaagcagcagatgttCATATTTTCATGGTTTGGTGATGCCGAatctgacaacaacaacaacaacaacaacaacaacaacaacaacaacaacagcaacaacgaCACTTGTAGTGCAGTTTCACCAAACACCTTTGGTTGCAATATATGCACACTACCAAGCACTGGAACACAATAGATTGTGAGATTACCCATATCCTAAAACTTCagtatcccccccccccccccaacacacacacacacacacacgcacaatcgCATTTGTAAAACCTGTGTTACCGCAGCCATTAGGCAGTGATTAGTGAGGGCGACGACAggttttcctcttcatcagcaggcCTCTCCTGGGAGTCCCATTGGCTCCATCCAGCCTATTAACAGTCCCCAacatgaggagggaggggagtggTACCTCCCATGGTGGCTGCCCTTAGCCACACTACACACGCTTTCATTAGTGTGTTAGCTAAATGATTGGCCTCAGGATAGCCCCCGAGCCCTGCAATGCATGTGTTAGCTTATATGTTCCCTCCACTGGgcaatttattcatttattcatccgTGTCTGCATTCACACTCATGATGGCATCATTTGGTAAATTTGATTGTATTTTCTCTAAACTGAATGGGCTCAGGGTCAGGAAAAACAGCAGCGAGACAGAGGTGACGGAGCATATAGCAGTGAAAGTCGATCAGCGGTGTAATAATCACGCAGGATTTCGTTCGTGCTGACATTAACGGAAGCGGTGTGCAAACATACAGGTGTCTCTTACATATGGAGTGCACCGTAGAGCTGAAACGATTCATCAGCTCACTCCTTAGTCAGCAGTCATTTTCACAACTGACtgttaaaaatgcaaacattgtgtttttcattctgaGCTCCTCAtatttgaggatttgctgcttttttagCTTATATATCAGAACGATGAACATCATtcatttcactattttctggttttctttacTCTCTGTGATTGCGGCTTCAGTGCGATCGAGTGAGTAATTGGGATGAGTGTAAGAAAAGAGGCAGCAACGGCGCCCACCTCCGTTAGAAATACTTTAATTTACACGTAATGCTCTCTGAATGAGCTCAGTGTGAGTCAATGCTCGCAGCAGTCTGGAGTTTAGAGAGCCGTGAGTCACCCTGAACACAAAGTTAATTCAAGACCATGAAAAAATAACAGCCTTTTTGTCATAACTGACATCTGTAACAGAAGATGTCACGATGTCTCCCATCAAAGGGATTACACGAGACGAAGGCCAATGGAAATCTTCGCGCTGCACGTGTAAAACGAGCTAAATGTACTCGTATGATATCTTTAGAACGTGTTAATTAGACCCTGGAATTAAAATTACAACAGTTGGTCGGTGTAATTTCCATAGAGGTCATGTTGTGCTAATATGGCACTCGTTGAAATAGACAGCCAGCAACAATATGGTTAAGTCTGACCcactgacattttcagctcCAAATTATGCACATTGTgtgaattaaattaattagaGAATTCATTAAGAAATATGGCTTGCGGAAATGAGTATAATATTTAGTTATGTGATgtaattttctttcattgttaAAGATAATTTGTTTCATAACAGTTCCTGCGGTAGTTTCCCCCCCGTACTAACTATGATGTATGTAATTTGTTAGCCATTTAATTAATTATGATTAGAATTAGTGAATGTACAGCTTGTTTTGACAGATGGTCCCCATCAGGGAGACCTTTGCACAATTAACTTATAATCAATTACATcccatttctttccattttttccccccGTTTGTTACATCTTCAAGTTTGTGTGGAAAATATCCACAGCGTAATGCATCGTATGGACTCTGAATACATCAAATGAGCAATTATCTGTAATTTGCTCAATAATACAAAGCAGATAAACAACTTGGATTCATCTCATGCTTTGTGGGATACCTGAAGCCAGCGTGGACTGCTCGTTTAGGGACTGTTTCATCAGTCATTATGTCCTCTGTTTGATGTATTCATGGGAATCTCAAGTCATGAGTGTTTCTCCCTCTAACTGAGAGCACCATAAAATCTTTATTGATCGCTTTACTGCAGatttttacaaacacacagtgcatcATTACGCTCACACTGAAGCGCACGGCTAATTAGTGGCTTGTTTATGCCTGTTAGCATATTATCTTACAccttttttatcatttcaggGGCTTATAGCACACATATCTGTTACCTGACCTGTAAATAGGACCTGGGAAGCCGTTCTGGTGCCTCTTTGTTGTACTTGTTTTCGTCCACAAGATGGAGCTTTAGTTCTGCTCATGTTGCGCTCCGGCCGGTGGGCTGACGATCATCTGGCTCCATGGAAGAACCTCATGTTCCCTTTGCAAAAGATCCATAAGT is a window encoding:
- the LOC139340088 gene encoding polypeptide N-acetylgalactosaminyltransferase 5, with protein sequence MMKVRRYLRGSGRVLAFVFVASVIWLLFDMAALRISINDVNGQLLKERVIREREAVKQQSRVTQLMKRGFKHPVQWLDLAATQAGKGPLTSGIKLAHVYRQGGKKQEQMMGDKKFDSFQGDRPPKTDLPKYVAAEHKEGAGLQNVTPKQGVLAQKKVVNGTKLEKIRETDSSNKVILPVGGSDITRVPPGVQENKHAPLPTSKKGPLKAGDVVQKAVDRSDLKPNEKVKDETKAGAQATRPVRTSKPPSKEVKGKEVSNKTEEKHLRTLATSDPNAAKETPKPAMKLQAGDASRDNSTAVRKPGVHKVLSLDTTHVPRDANAVGQFGQAALVASNEESEVRKRWDEGHFNVYLSDQIPVDRAIPDTRPEMCAQNLVHDDLPSTSVIFCFVDEVWSTLLRSVHSVLNRSPPHLLKEIILVDDFSTKDKLKEPLDKYMSQFPKVRIIRLKERQGLIRARLAGAAVAKGEVLTFLDSHVECNVGWLEPLLERIYLDRKKVPCPVIEVISDKDMSYMLVDNFQRGIFKWPLVFGWSALPDEYIKKHNMSISDPIRCPVMAGGLFSIDKKYFYELGAYDPGLEVWGGENMEISFKIWMCGGEIEIIPCSRVGHIFRGQNPYKFPKDRQKTVERNLARVAEVWLDEYKDLFYGHGYHHLLDKKVIDIGNLTEQIELRKRLECKSFKWYLENVYPDMDAPLVKAEGLIFSRGLRKCLVLQNGSLFFEICDLSKQSQHFNYTWMRHVRQQDLCVAPQGKGNSFALVSCDNSKAELRWFHKSSNSLAEHLIAEFVSHHMCLEAGPQGDTLRLNPCEPSNAFQKWQFTHYHSH